A DNA window from Hydra vulgaris chromosome 13, alternate assembly HydraT2T_AEP contains the following coding sequences:
- the LOC136089644 gene encoding uncharacterized protein LOC136089644, whose translation MYKVSPTGKLFFLRLLLLQAKGATFWEDLRTVNGIVLETFREACVLKETDNLNEINNYHVEFLNSLTPSGMTTHCLKLIISCVIMLYRSLDLKAGLFNGTQIEVCALKNNYIDAEVLTGVSEGKRVFVPRIQLAPLDSNLPFVLKRRQFSVGLAYSMTINISQGQSFDRPVFVAGKPASVNGKPVTGKNQSLTLGKTSFVAGKPDFVAGKPDFVTGKPDFVTGKPVVS comes from the exons ATGTATAAAGTTAGTCCAAcaggaaaattattttttcttagattgtTACTTTTGCAGGCAAAAGGAGCAACATTTTGGGAGGATTTGCGTACTGTTAATGGAATAGTTCTTGAAACCTTTCGTGAAGCATGTGTTTTAAAAG AGACTGACAatcttaatgaaataaataactaCCATGTTGAGTTTTTGAACAGCTTAACTCCTTCAGGTATGACTactcattgtttaaaattgataattagTTGTGTAATTATGCTATATAGAAGTTTAGATCTTAAAGCTGGGCTATTTAATGGCACTCAAATTGAAGTTTGTGCtctcaaaaacaattatattgatgCAGAGGTTTTGACAGGTGTTTCCGAAGGTAAACGGGTATTTGTTCCTAGAATTCAGTTGGCTCCGTTGGATTCTAATTTACCTTTTGTTCTCAAACGTCGCCAGTTTTCGGTCGGATTGGCATATTCAATGACAATTAATATAAGTCAAGGTCAATCGTTTGATAGA CCAGTTTTTGTTGCCGGAAAGCCAGCTTCTGTTAATGGGAAGCCAGTTACTGGGAAAAATCAGTCTTTGACACTGGGAAAAACCAGTTTTGTTGCTGGGAAGCCGGATTTTGTTGCTGGAAAGCCGGATTTTGTTACTGGAAAGCCGGATTTTGTTACTGGAAAGCCAGTTGTATCATGA
- the LOC136089645 gene encoding uncharacterized protein LOC136089645 yields the protein MAIIKKYGKPDLFITFTCNPKWRELTGNFYPGQNANDRSDLVTRLFKLKLNNLYNDIFKHGVLDKVVTQVQVIEYQNRAVHNGYPRYRGRYDGLVIDIKVNNVDDRWVIPYNPWLSKKYQAHINVEACMSVKAVKYLYKCIYKGHDCANVLINEQFNHNEVNTFLGCCYVSAPEALWRIFEHPINHMSNTIIRLKVNLPENQTVYFREG from the exons atggcaattattaaaaagtatggtaaaccagatctatttattacttttacttgcAACCCAAAATGGCGTGAATTAACAGGAAATTTTTATCCGGGTCAGAATGCGAATGATAGATCTGATTTGGTCACTCGAttatttaaactcaagttaAATAACCTCTATAATGATATATTCAAACATGGTGTATTAGACAAAGTTGTAACGCAGGTTCAGGTTATTGAATATCAAAATCGTG CCGTTCACAATGGTTATCCACGATATAGAGGTCGTTATGATGGGTTGGTTATCGATATTAAAGTTAACAATGTAGATGACCGTTGGGTGATACCTTATAATCCTTGGTTATCTAAGAAATATCAAGCCCacattaatgttgaagcttgcatgtctgtaaaggctgttaaatatttgtacaaatgTATTTACAAAGGGCATGATTGCGcgaatgttttaataaatgaacagtTTAATCACAATGaagtaaacacttttttaggTTGTTGTTATGTTAGTGCACCTGAGGCACTGTGGCGAATATTTGAGCATCCCATAAATCATATGTCAAACACTATTATCCGACTAAAGGTTAATCTTCCTGAGAATCAGACTGTGTATTTTAGAGAAGGATAA